From the Orenia metallireducens genome, one window contains:
- a CDS encoding LptF/LptG family permease: MIKFRISLVDRYLISEFLKPFIFFIFALTIIMISSFLFELTDLIIIKKVPINVVLKLLLYKLPDVMVQSFSIAVLFSTLLSMSQFVKNNEFTALRMGGISLHRLILPVLTIGLLVSGLTFFINEKVVPWTNHEAENIVRRTILQKGLPNLQEGIFFKIDDRYFYIDDIDESTGDLNNIILYELDKEDEFPLIITANKGIFKDKIWNLKQGVMHEFDEEGNLVGQSDFSQLKLNINEKLKNFYGEQRTTSEMSREQLKKDIKIFQDSGISVNSLLVDYHLKLSKVFASVIFILIGIPLSIKSSKGKTFGLIISIIIIFTYYISISFCRSLGRNQLLTPLTAAWLPNLVFGIVGTYLILKEEYFKLKR, encoded by the coding sequence ATGATTAAGTTTAGGATTTCTTTGGTAGATAGATATCTTATCAGTGAATTTTTAAAGCCATTTATCTTCTTTATCTTCGCTTTGACTATTATTATGATTAGTAGCTTCTTATTTGAATTAACAGATTTAATAATCATTAAGAAGGTTCCAATAAATGTAGTATTAAAGCTATTGCTATATAAATTACCTGATGTTATGGTACAAAGCTTCTCTATCGCTGTCTTATTCTCTACACTATTATCTATGAGTCAATTTGTAAAGAATAATGAATTTACAGCTTTAAGAATGGGAGGAATCTCTTTACATCGTTTAATCTTGCCTGTCTTAACAATTGGTCTGTTGGTCAGTGGACTGACCTTCTTTATCAATGAAAAGGTTGTTCCTTGGACCAATCATGAGGCTGAGAATATAGTTAGAAGGACTATTTTACAGAAAGGCTTGCCTAACCTACAAGAGGGTATATTCTTTAAGATAGATGATAGGTATTTTTATATCGATGATATTGATGAGAGCACTGGTGATTTAAATAATATTATACTTTATGAGCTGGATAAAGAGGATGAGTTTCCCTTAATTATTACTGCTAATAAAGGTATATTTAAGGATAAAATCTGGAACTTAAAGCAAGGGGTTATGCATGAGTTTGATGAAGAAGGAAATTTAGTTGGGCAATCTGACTTCAGTCAGCTTAAATTGAATATAAATGAGAAGCTTAAGAACTTTTATGGTGAACAGAGAACTACTTCAGAGATGAGCCGAGAGCAATTAAAGAAAGATATTAAAATCTTTCAGGATAGCGGTATAAGTGTTAATTCCTTACTCGTTGATTATCATCTTAAGTTATCTAAGGTATTTGCCAGTGTTATCTTCATCTTAATTGGAATACCTTTGAGTATTAAATCTAGTAAAGGGAAGACCTTTGGCTTGATAATAAGTATAATTATTATCTTTACCTATTATATCTCTATATCCTTCTGCCGCTCCTTAGGAAGAAATCAGTTGTTGACTCCTTTAACAGCTGCTTGGTTACCAAACCTTGTTTTTGGAATAGTTGGGACATACTTGATATTAAAGGAAGAGTACTTTAAGTTGAAGAGGTAG
- a CDS encoding YjbH domain-containing protein has protein sequence MKRIKLLTLLVLISLMMAPVANAGTFGVNGLVTVPTADMLNPTELNLTYQHIGDGDLILGSYGLKEGLEVGGVAQWPNGLDDDGENYLLVKVNVLKEDANYMPEMSLGIVDRNLYLVASKSTNFYGIRAHLGVADKAMNMIGDRVFLGINKVLNPVTISSGDGSFNMPTTTVAVEYNDGINLGANLDFGSGISADLGVLDFDEFTFGINFKNKF, from the coding sequence TTGAAGAGAATAAAATTATTAACTTTACTAGTACTGATTTCTTTGATGATGGCGCCTGTAGCTAATGCTGGTACTTTTGGTGTTAATGGACTAGTTACTGTTCCAACAGCTGATATGCTTAATCCTACTGAATTAAATCTAACTTATCAACATATAGGAGATGGTGATTTGATTTTAGGTAGTTATGGATTAAAAGAAGGCTTAGAGGTTGGAGGAGTAGCTCAGTGGCCTAATGGTCTTGATGATGATGGGGAAAATTATCTGTTAGTTAAGGTGAATGTTCTAAAAGAGGATGCTAACTATATGCCAGAGATGTCCTTAGGAATAGTTGACCGTAATCTTTACTTAGTTGCTAGTAAGTCAACTAATTTCTATGGAATTAGAGCTCATTTAGGGGTAGCAGATAAAGCTATGAATATGATTGGAGATAGGGTCTTTTTAGGAATAAATAAGGTCTTAAATCCAGTTACTATTTCTAGTGGAGATGGTTCTTTTAATATGCCTACAACTACAGTAGCTGTTGAATATAATGATGGTATCAATTTAGGTGCTAATTTGGACTTTGGTTCAGGTATTTCTGCTGATTTAGGGGTATTGGATTTTGATGAATTTACCTTTGGAATCAACTTTAAAAATAAATTTTAG
- a CDS encoding S8 family peptidase, which produces MMRTYYRWTAFLLVFSLALIITGCSDSTGLDHYGYIRGHITLANTPVEPLVNQSSIEKVKTNIKSLKKSNQTKDYVEDEIIVSFKESADIKRILKKYKLSIKKSVKELGVKTLTGIGKRDIKTLIKELSNEEEVNYAELNKIVRIMAVEVNDSYYSTKQLNYLAISLPEAWELSTGSVEVTVAVIDTGIDLDHPDLTGQLVEGTDVVGDDEDYFPGADDRNGHGTHVAGIIGATTNNGVGIAGVNWNISLMPIRVLDSSGIGNNQTISAGIVWAVNHGADIINLSVGSFSNDPMLQRAVDYAYDAGVTIIAASGNDGKNSLRYPAAYKNTISVGSINYNYNRSYFSNYGTVLDFVAPGEYIYSTVPSGLTGYSYQMTDPRGYEYSDGTSMATPHVTGVAALILARARAAGNNLTPEQLKEELRLTAQDLGDKGRDDQFGYGLINAHAAVADARITKAKIFAGEETDYGIKLKSDIINVRANGTYELKNPDEGNYYIYCWIDLDQEGETGYNRVDKGDYFARTSSPVSLGNNTDLKLTLITKENFQELEIIN; this is translated from the coding sequence ATGATGAGAACCTATTATAGATGGACAGCCTTTTTACTTGTATTTTCTTTAGCCTTGATTATTACTGGATGTAGTGACTCTACAGGTTTGGATCATTATGGCTATATTAGAGGGCATATTACTTTAGCTAATACTCCAGTAGAGCCTTTAGTTAATCAATCCTCTATTGAAAAGGTTAAAACTAATATTAAAAGTCTAAAGAAAAGTAATCAAACTAAGGATTATGTTGAAGATGAGATTATAGTCTCTTTTAAAGAATCAGCAGATATTAAGAGAATATTAAAGAAGTATAAATTGAGTATAAAAAAGAGTGTAAAGGAATTGGGGGTTAAGACCTTAACAGGGATAGGTAAGAGGGATATTAAGACTTTAATAAAAGAACTTAGTAATGAAGAAGAGGTTAATTATGCAGAGTTGAATAAGATCGTTCGTATCATGGCAGTAGAAGTCAATGACTCTTATTATAGTACTAAACAATTGAACTATTTAGCAATTAGCCTTCCAGAAGCTTGGGAGTTAAGTACTGGTAGTGTAGAAGTAACGGTAGCTGTAATTGATACAGGTATTGACTTGGATCATCCAGATTTAACGGGGCAACTTGTTGAAGGTACTGACGTTGTTGGTGATGACGAAGATTATTTTCCAGGTGCTGATGATAGAAATGGGCATGGAACCCATGTGGCTGGAATTATTGGGGCTACAACTAATAATGGAGTAGGGATAGCAGGGGTTAATTGGAATATAAGTTTAATGCCTATTAGGGTATTGGATTCTTCAGGTATAGGTAATAATCAAACAATTTCAGCAGGGATTGTTTGGGCAGTAAATCATGGGGCTGATATAATTAATTTGAGTGTAGGTTCTTTTAGCAATGACCCGATGTTACAAAGAGCAGTAGACTATGCTTATGATGCGGGTGTAACTATAATTGCTGCTTCAGGTAATGATGGAAAGAATAGTTTGCGTTATCCTGCAGCATATAAAAATACAATTTCTGTAGGTTCTATAAATTATAATTATAATCGGTCTTATTTCTCTAATTATGGTACAGTTCTTGATTTTGTAGCACCTGGTGAATATATATATTCTACTGTCCCTTCTGGTTTAACAGGCTATAGTTATCAAATGACAGATCCTCGTGGTTATGAATATTCAGATGGTACTTCTATGGCTACTCCTCATGTAACAGGTGTTGCTGCTTTAATTTTGGCTAGGGCTAGAGCAGCAGGTAATAATTTAACTCCAGAGCAATTAAAAGAAGAGTTGAGGTTAACAGCCCAGGATTTAGGAGATAAAGGTAGAGATGATCAGTTTGGATATGGCTTAATCAATGCTCATGCTGCTGTAGCTGATGCGAGGATTACTAAAGCTAAAATATTTGCTGGTGAAGAGACTGATTATGGAATTAAATTAAAGAGTGACATAATAAATGTAAGGGCTAATGGTACTTATGAATTGAAGAATCCCGATGAAGGAAACTACTATATATACTGTTGGATAGATTTAGATCAAGAAGGAGAAACGGGATATAATAGAGTAGATAAAGGAGATTATTTTGCTAGAACCTCAAGCCCAGTAAGTTTAGGAAATAATACTGATTTAAAATTGACCTTAATTACTAAAGAGAATTTTCAAGAATTAGAGATTATAAATTAG
- the lpxD gene encoding UDP-3-O-(3-hydroxymyristoyl)glucosamine N-acyltransferase translates to MKRTLREIANLVGGKIIGDEDIEIKGVGGAENASSGDITFALNEEFLKLAQQKAGAVLIVDTLATEDSPNSLVIVDNPRLAFAKVAKLFAFKPYYRPGINKNAYIDENAEIGENVSIHAGVTVEAGAEIGDNVILAHGVYIGHNVSIGENSIIHPNVVIEYDSQIGRRVEIHPNTVIGSEGYGFEPGESGYVKIPQFGNVVIKDDVEIGSNVTIDRAATSSTIVGRGTKIDNLVHIAHNVEIGSDCLIVAQVGIAGSAKIGDRVTLAGKSGVVGHLTVGDNTTLISNSVITNDVPPNSVISGYPAHDHRLERRIKVARKKLPDLLKKVRQLEENIKSLEEKLEKER, encoded by the coding sequence ATGAAGAGGACTTTAAGAGAGATTGCTAACTTGGTTGGAGGAAAAATTATCGGAGATGAAGATATAGAGATAAAAGGAGTTGGAGGAGCAGAAAATGCTAGTTCTGGTGATATAACCTTTGCTTTGAATGAAGAGTTCCTTAAATTAGCTCAACAGAAGGCGGGAGCAGTTCTTATAGTAGATACTTTGGCTACTGAAGATAGCCCTAATTCTTTAGTGATTGTTGATAATCCCAGATTAGCTTTTGCAAAAGTTGCTAAGTTATTTGCTTTTAAGCCCTATTATCGTCCGGGAATCAATAAGAATGCCTATATAGATGAAAATGCTGAAATTGGAGAAAATGTCTCTATTCATGCAGGGGTTACAGTTGAAGCTGGAGCAGAAATTGGCGATAATGTAATTTTAGCTCATGGTGTATACATAGGCCATAATGTTAGCATTGGTGAGAATAGTATTATACATCCTAACGTAGTAATAGAGTATGATTCTCAAATTGGAAGAAGGGTCGAAATTCATCCTAATACTGTAATCGGTTCTGAGGGGTATGGATTTGAGCCTGGAGAGAGTGGTTATGTTAAGATTCCCCAATTTGGTAATGTAGTTATAAAAGATGATGTAGAGATTGGATCTAATGTTACTATAGATAGAGCAGCAACATCATCTACAATTGTAGGAAGAGGGACTAAGATAGACAATTTAGTTCATATAGCTCATAATGTAGAGATTGGTTCTGACTGTTTGATAGTGGCTCAAGTTGGTATCGCAGGAAGTGCTAAGATTGGAGATAGAGTAACTTTGGCAGGTAAGAGCGGTGTAGTAGGTCATTTAACTGTAGGGGATAATACTACATTAATTTCTAATAGTGTTATTACCAATGATGTTCCGCCAAACTCTGTTATTTCAGGCTATCCAGCCCATGACCATCGATTAGAAAGAAGAATTAAGGTGGCCCGTAAGAAGTTGCCTGATTTACTTAAAAAGGTCAGACAGCTAGAAGAAAATATCAAGAGTTTAGAAGAAAAATTAGAAAAGGAGAGATAG
- a CDS encoding OmpH family outer membrane protein: protein MKKLILASSLLLIVILLITACAQRPEVKIEKELVELKVGVIDQDRVWTESTKAKQYQQELNAKIEEVQQRYQKEIEGLSQEEQVNKYQETYQEINNLRDELKEKFQNEVKGVIEEIIKEQKVDIVLNKQDVKYGGIDLTDEVIKNLE from the coding sequence TTGAAGAAGTTAATTCTAGCTTCTAGCCTTCTATTGATAGTTATACTTTTAATAACAGCTTGTGCTCAACGACCTGAGGTAAAGATAGAAAAGGAATTAGTAGAGTTAAAAGTTGGAGTTATTGATCAAGATAGAGTTTGGACTGAAAGTACAAAGGCTAAGCAATATCAACAAGAGTTAAATGCTAAGATTGAAGAGGTTCAACAGAGATATCAAAAAGAGATAGAAGGCTTAAGCCAAGAGGAGCAGGTGAATAAATATCAAGAAACTTATCAAGAGATTAATAATTTAAGAGATGAATTAAAAGAGAAGTTTCAAAATGAGGTTAAAGGTGTAATAGAAGAAATCATCAAAGAGCAGAAAGTAGATATTGTATTGAATAAACAAGATGTTAAATATGGTGGAATTGATCTTACTGATGAGGTAATTAAAAATTTAGAATAA